From Daucus carota subsp. sativus chromosome 6, DH1 v3.0, whole genome shotgun sequence:
ATTTTATTGTGTGAATTAGAGGTTGGAACTTATTTGCTGTTGTAATTTTAATGGAGGTAGGGAGTTGAGTTTTATGTGGTTAGTGGTGTGATGAGAAAGCTAATTAGTGATGAAATTGGACTCTGGAAATTTTTAGGATGATGGAGTTTAAGTATTTAATCCATTTGAGCTATAGGTTGCTTTGTAGTGATTAAGGTACATGATCGTGGTTTAGTGTAGGTGATTGTTCATGATAAAACACGAAGCACAATAAGAATTGGAATCAATGGCATCTGGAAAAGCTGTGAAATATTTGGGCAAGTGAAAGAAATATCCATGTTCTTTAGTAGGAGGGATCACCTTGGTTTTCTTATTGACTGCAGCAGGATGATAAGTtataaacaaaaagaagaagaaaacaatcgtttaatatattgtttagtCCTTTTATTGTTAGTCATGGAGTTTCCTAATGTTAATGCACTGACTGCCATACAGGTTGTTCAGCTCTTTTCATGCACAGACAAGATAAGCTACATTGAATGGGCCCTCGACTCTGAGTACATACTTTGTGGTCTCTATAAGAAGCCTGCAGTACAAGTTTGGTCATTGGCACAACCTGACTGGACGTGCAAAATAGATGAAGGCCTTGCTGGTATTGCTTGTGCCAGATGGAGCCCCGACAGTCGCCACATTCTCACAACATCCGAGTTCCAATTGCGGCTCACTGTTTGGTCTTTAGTCAACACAGCATGTGTTCACGTCCAATGGCCAAAACATGCTTCTAAAGGGGTAGCCTTTACCCATGATGGAAAGTTTGCTGCAATATGCACTAGGCGTGATTGCAAGGACTATATAAATCTCCTATCGTGTAATACATGGGAGATAATGGGTGTTTTTGCTGTAGACACATTAGATCTGGCTGATATCGAATGGTCTCCAGATGATAGTGCTATTGTGATTTGGGATTCTCTTCTAGATTATAAGGTAATTatctttcttttaaatttttttggttTAATTGCATAGAGATTTCTTTTTGTATAGATTATTATCGCACTTTCTAATATAACCTGGATCAGCCACCCCCAAGGTGTGCCAAGTACATGCTTTCTGCCTTGTTACATGGCTGATGTCATCAACCTTTAGGAGTGAATTATGCTGTCATACGAAATTTGATGTAGTGTTAGGAACTTCTGTAGATATTTGAAAAACAAAAGTGACGCTGATGCATTATGATTTGTACAATTTGTGTGTTATGGTTTTCTTGTTAACTAGTGGTAAACCTTATAGACAGTATGCTTGTGTATAGGTACTTGTTTATTCCCCTGACGGGAGGTGTCTATCAAAGTATCAAGCATATGAAAGTGGACTGGGAGTGAAAAGTGTTTCATGGTCACCTTGTGGTCAGTCTCTAGCTGTGGGAAGTTATGATCAGATGCTAAGAGTTTTGAGTCACCTTACTTGGAAAGTTTTTGCTGAGTTCACTCACCTATCAAATGTACGCGCTCCATGTTCTGCTGCCATCTTCAAGGTAGTTAatgtataattgtatatttatctttcaaaataTGATGTTATCCTTTAAGGTGTACAGAATGACTTTCTGTTTTTCAATTTCAGGAGGTAGATGAGCCTCTGCAACTTGATATGTCAGGCTTATCTTTAAAGGATGATTTGGTCAACCATGATCCCggtaaacattaaatttatatatacaagggTCTTATGGTCTTTATCTAACTGGGAATGCAACTTAATATGTTGGTTTATCTTTAAAGTAATCTATTCAATCCATAAATTTAGTaaacattaaattaatatagacaAGGGTCTTATTGtcttaatccaaaacagaaTCCCCCCCACCCCcagataatttaataattaaatatatacatcaCCTCATTCAGTTCCAAGTGTTTTAGTGTTTTCCTTTGAAAGTATTCTAGTTCAATttgtcaatcaatatacttatataaaggagaagcgaggggcgtgtaggtggcgcctctcagataactccgttctatttttctaattttttggaatttttggatgaaaaaatatcaaaaactagaattaccttttttagtttcggttatattagaagcaagtttcagaatctgattttgtttcaaattatttatggaatataatagcttgaaagttttaatctgattttgtttcagagtattattttattatgggagtgtaggtggcgcctctcagataactccgttctatttttctaattttttggaatttttggatgaaaaaatatcaaaaactagaattaccttttttagtttcggttatattagaagcaagtttcagaatctgattttgtttcaaattatttatggaatatagtagcttgaaagttttaatctgattttgtttcagattattattttattatgggaAAGGTACtcgaagcaagtttcagaatctgatttgtttcaaattatttatgaaatatagtagcttgaaagttttaagctgattttgtttcagattattatttaattatgggaaaggtACAAATTATTTACGTGATGGTTTTTttgctcgatttttaaaggagaagcgaggagcGTGTAAGTGGCGCCTCACACATTGCTCTGttcgatttttctaattttctgaaatttttggatgaaaaatatcaaaattagaactaccttttttagtttcaggtatattagaagcaagtttcagaatttgattttgttttaaattatttatggaatatagtagcttccaagttttttaatctgatccTGTTtcgaattatttaattatggaaaaaattagcacacaagtctctctgcacctataaatacccttataggttgtaggattttggatcatctaaacacaacttaAACACAACTTGCTCTCTCTCAGTACCACAACCTTACTCGCCGGTGGTGTCGTTCTTATGCAACGACGTCACCCGTTTTATTCTGGAAATCTATCGTTCGACACATACAATGAGGGGGCGAATACGCTTTATAACAATTTTTCTTTGCCCCAATCTAATACAGTAATGAGTTACACGATGTTTTGAACGGCGATAGAGATGATTCATTGACAAGAGTAAAAGTTTTTCGGATGTGGTAGTAGACTGCTATCTCGTGAATTTAAATTCATGTTTTTGCTGACAACCAATCCAAAGTAATTGGAGGAAAGAGTCACTAATATACACCCGAATAGATTGGAATTCGTACGTCTCaacatgattaatgttcgtataaCTAGAACATAATGTTTATTTCTATTAAAACTAGGGATGGTTTCGGATTTGCATCTCAACATCTTTTTGACTTTtacgcacttatgttcttgcaaGTTTACTGTCTATTTTATTGGTTAATCAATGTATATGATtagatgtcatcaatcagtTCTGTTAAAGAGCCGTATGCTTTTTACTGCATGGTGTATATGTCTAAGAAGTAGTATCTGGAAATTAATGACAATGTCAGTGAAAAACATGCTTACTTTAAGaaaaacacaactaaaattaagattcgtcatgccttaaatcgttaattatatgtaaaaatttatttttattgtttcactcatgaattatagtccaattttgaaattttatatattaatactggtattgcatcgagatgtttatgatataaaatatatttattccaCAAATATCAATTTGAataattgatataatttttatagactgccacacaattatattatcttacaaatactaattttaaattattaatataatttttataggccgccgcaacgcgcggtttctcaactagttattgAAAATAGTAAATACTGGGCATCTTTATAGGGAGTTCATTTGAGAAAactatttaattttaagttacTTCTGCATATCTTAGTTTTCACAAATGACTTAGGccttgctcccgagttttttaggagagaaagcaagtgaatgcaagtgaaagcaagtgtgctttcactttcatcccacttttggagtgaaagtttTGAAGTGAAACTATACTATATTTTCACTCGCTTTCACTCGCTTTCCTCCctttaaaaaactcgggagcacgagtaggagtgaaagttagataactttacttcctcttcacttgctttcctccctttttaaaactcgggagcagggtGTATATTGTTCAGAAAAGATTCTATTAGTTTTGTATATACAACTTACTTTAGTTATGTGTCACTATTAAATAGTTTCAGTTACTTTCTTGTTCTCTGTTGGATAATCTCAGTTTTCTCATCCAGATAATGGAGCAGAACAACGCATAGAGGTCAGGTATGATGTTTTGGAAGTGCCCGTCACCTTGCCTTTTCAGAAGCCGCCTGTGGATAAACCGAATCCTAAACAAGGAATTAGTAAGTTCTATTTGTACGTGGCTTTCTGTTGCTTAAACATGGTATCAATCCATATTATGGTGAAAGAGGGAGTGAACTGGCATAGAGAGTTACACTTTTCTGATTCTGATAATACTTCAAAATAAAGCATcactaagaaaagtgagaaatgagcacgattggatagcttaagtggtgggtttatcctctgttgtcccgggttcgactctggctcatccgaaaagtattagaacagatactaatttgtacggcatataagcctgcattgtcaaaaaaaaaaaaaaaaaaagaaaagaaaagtgagaaatgTATACAGGCCTAAAAAAAAGAGAAGTGAGAAATGTATGCAGGCCTAAATACTGAAGTAATAATGCATTGAGCAAAACAATATATGATGTTATTCACTAAGAGAAACAAAATACAGaagtttagttttaaaaaagCTACCAGTGTTTACATAgcattaacaaataaaaattggcGATATTACATAGGCTTGAAGGTAAATACTTGCAGTTCTCCGAGAAACTAAATATAATGGGCATAGAGTTTTATGGGAAAGCTCAATTAGACAACAAGTAGTCTACATGATTGTGATGGGAACAAGTTCATGCTTGCAGGAGCACAAACTTGAAATTGTATGCATCAGATCGAATCATCGAACTAACTTCTGTCCTGGTGCTAGCATAAACATATATGTATTGGAATTTAGCCCTTGTAATTAAGTGATGTAGAACCTGCTCAGAAGTGATTTAGAACTAGGATATAATTACTATGCTAGTAGAAGTGTAGAACCATCAAgctgtatatatttattactaCCTCTGCTTCTATTGCAATGTAATATTAATTAGATACACTATAACTGCAGGTCTTTTGTCATGGAGCAGCAATAGCCAGTATATTTGTACTCGCAATGACAGCATGCCGACTGTCCTCTGGGTTTGGGACATGCACAATCTAGAACTTGCTGCCATCTTACTGCAAAAAGATCCCATCCGAGCAGCAGCCTGGGATCCTGAATGCACTCGTCTGGTTTTTTGCACAGGAAGCTCCCATTTATACATGTGGACACCTTCTGGGGCTTATTGTGTGAATGTTCCATTACCACAATTTAACGTCACTGATTTGAAGTGGAATTCCTCTGGAAGCTGCCTTCTAGTCAAGGACAAGGAATCATTTTGTTGTGCTGCTGTTGCTTCGCTACCAGAATCTAGTGAATATAGCTCAGATGATGATTGAAGTTATGTATTTTGTTTTAGACTAGTTAGACAAGTCATGTTCAGCAGTCAAGAATGTCGATGTTCAAAGTATCAATTGCCACTGCCCAAATATGCATTGTTCCCTCTGTTTGTAGCTCAAACATCGTATTCCTAATCTAATTTCCAACAGAAGTTTATATGTCGCTAAGTCTAATTATTTATGTAGTAAGAATTGATATGTGATTCATGAGAATGGGCCAACAGCTTGGTACAATATTCAAATATGACCGGCCCAGCCCATAATAACCTTTATCACATAATCTATAACCAAGGCCGAGAAGCCAAAAATAACAAAAGAACTCGGGCGGAGAAGATAAGAACTCAAGCCCACAAAAACCCAAATAACCATGCAAACACAGACAAAAACCGTTTCTGCATGTAGCCGAAAGCCAAAAACACGTGTCCACTCCACAGACAATTTCACTGCATGCAAAAAGAACACGTGACACTCTCACAATTGCTTGTTGTCCGCTATATAAACACCCCCTCAGTTCTGTAATAATCATCCTCTCAACCCAAATTCATTTCACATATAATCATCTATCAACAATGGCAGACTACCAACAACAacaccaacaacaacaaccgcAGCAGCAATCCAAGGCCGTTCAGGTGGCTAAGGCGGCCACGGCGGCGACAGCAGGTGGTTCACTTCTTCTACTCTCAGGACTCACCCTTGCTGGGACTGTGATAGCACTCACTATAGCCACACCTTTGATGGTCATCTTTAGTCCTGTTCTTGTCCCCGCCGTCATTTCAATTTTCCTCATCATCACTGGATTCCTTGCTTCCGGTGGATTCGGCGTTGCTGCATTATCCGTGCTCTCCTGGATCTACAAgtagtatttaaatttattactttttaaatattttgtaacaaTTAATGATCAATCAAACATATCCGGTATGTCCCGCTAACGTGACGTTTATATATGAAACGGTGCAGGTACGTGAAGGGGCAGCATCCGGTGGGAGCAGACCAGATAGATACGGCCAAGACAAAGCTGGCGAGTAAGGCTAAGGAGATGAAGGAGAAGGCTGAGCAGATGACTTCTTCGCAGACTTCTTAATAATTTCACCGTCTGTTGTGGTGGTGGTTAATTAATTGTTAAGGATCGTGTGTGCGCCTTTGTGTTTTCAAGTCTCTCTTTGTATTGTTTTgtgttgttttaatttttattgtggGGTTAATTTTCGAGTGATTGTGTGAATGTGAGCTGTGCTATTGTGTGTACTAAATCTTAAATTTAGTAATGTATGGATTTTGTGCTGTGTTTATCTCTTCCATTCATTTTCTCAACTACAAGCAACTTATTTGtcagtatataatataatttaattcagTGCCACAGAGTTGTATATGCAGAGAGCCGGAGCCGGTacacactttaatgctcctttgaaatataattttataatttatttttaaaattttttttctgaataaaaattcaaatttagttttaaaaattttatttcgaaaagcaaaatctcaaaaa
This genomic window contains:
- the LOC108224803 gene encoding uncharacterized protein LOC108224803, whose translation is MEFTEAYKQTGPCAFSPNSRFIAVAVDYRLVIRDLLSLKVVQLFSCTDKISYIEWALDSEYILCGLYKKPAVQVWSLAQPDWTCKIDEGLAGIACARWSPDSRHILTTSEFQLRLTVWSLVNTACVHVQWPKHASKGVAFTHDGKFAAICTRRDCKDYINLLSCNTWEIMGVFAVDTLDLADIEWSPDDSAIVIWDSLLDYKVLVYSPDGRCLSKYQAYESGLGVKSVSWSPCGQSLAVGSYDQMLRVLSHLTWKVFAEFTHLSNVRAPCSAAIFKEVDEPLQLDMSGLSLKDDLVNHDPDNGAEQRIEVRYDVLEVPVTLPFQKPPVDKPNPKQGISLLSWSSNSQYICTRNDSMPTVLWVWDMHNLELAAILLQKDPIRAAAWDPECTRLVFCTGSSHLYMWTPSGAYCVNVPLPQFNVTDLKWNSSGSCLLVKDKESFCCAAVASLPESSEYSSDDD
- the LOC108227013 gene encoding oleosin L is translated as MADYQQQHQQQQPQQQSKAVQVAKAATAATAGGSLLLLSGLTLAGTVIALTIATPLMVIFSPVLVPAVISIFLIITGFLASGGFGVAALSVLSWIYKYVKGQHPVGADQIDTAKTKLASKAKEMKEKAEQMTSSQTS